In the Gasterosteus aculeatus chromosome X, fGasAcu3.hap1.1, whole genome shotgun sequence genome, one interval contains:
- the LOC120809784 gene encoding C2 domain-containing protein 5 isoform X4, with product MPGKLKAKIVAGRHLPVMDRASDLTDAFVEVKFGNTTFKTDVCHKSLNPQWNSEWFKFEVDDEDLQDEPLQVTVLDHDTYSANDAIGKVYIDIDPLLCSEAASVISGWFPIYDTIHGIRGEINVLVKVELFNDLNRFRQSSCGVKFFCTASIPRCYRAVLVHGFVEELVVNEDPEYQWIDRIRTPRASNEARQRLISLMSGELQRKIGLKVLEMGGNAVVGYLQCFDLEGESGLVVRAIGTACTLDKLSSGSAPNTNTHMHPSTAPASNACNSPSKDGKEPVFGEDMTSTSGPPTPFRALPTTSSSLPPFSPSKPCSRQSSSSDTDLSLTPKTVEPVRRRLGIFLCPSSPTLSTDTLSLLGSGLVGCGNTSDPRATTLPPPSTVHSDSVLLRKSVSFTEDLLLAASGMGSGGSVGKEAGPLKTLLRQQTQTALEQREFPFFTLTSFPLGFLVHVGGVVSARSVKLLDRIHNPDEPETRDAWWEEIRQEIKSHAKALGCHAVVGYSESTSICEEVCILSASGTAAILNPRYMREGCLDIGITDHRFEEPSPPSCGFCHIPYDELNMPFPAQLTYCYLCRRQKVPDVLFTTINLPAEAAVTGKGCLIQARLCRLKKKAQGEVNATAISNLLPFMEYELHTQLMNKLKLRSMNALFGLHIQISVGENMLLGLASATGVYLTALPPPGGIQIAGKTPGDLSAEHHILTIQKRINDTIAKNKELYEINPPKLFALDPEVFCGINMELTEEVLGSPVPDSRQRSRLFRSHSESSDEVSELDLSHGKKDAFVLEIDDTDAVEDIHSLLTDAPTPTGFYSCNTEIMPGIYNWTSGVQMFTSVRVFRLSNANLTNQGLNKIFTDLCENLLKSFYFKLRSMIPCCLCQLNFTVAVPEEELIQVTVTAVAMTFDKDQNQEKTADKPPAKGGNETEEQLQFPLELCADPSSANCQPASKVSVSLVTPAAKLCQNQLVMVRSPGVPECSNFSSRAASVDYGSFADRCSTWLELLRLKAHTIRRGSVKTSRRTRSLAHSVSSLERSSPLPEGRSRSLRSNRLFGGISVTVVKMTPLSFLPGTRIIKYLGIINMFFIRETTSLREEGGVSGFLHTFIAEVFSMVRAHVAALGGNAVVSYSMKECMLMENPNKNQAQCLINVSGDAVICVRETDQEPTPSTASIGQTCTSATDEAT from the exons ATGCCTGGGAAACTGAAGGCCAAAATAGTGGCTGGTCGCCACTTGCCGGTGATGGACCGAGCCAGTGACCTCACGGATGCATTTGTGGAG GTCAAGTTTGGAAACACGACTTTCAAAACAGACGTGTGTCACAAGTCCCTCAACCCACAATGGAATTCAGAATGGTTCAAATTTGAG GTGGATGATGAGGACTTGCAGGACGAGCCATTGCAGGTCACAGTTTTGGACCATGACACGTACAGCGCTAACGACGCCATAGGGAAGGTTTATATTGACATTGACCCGCTGCTGTGCAGTGAGGCGGCCTCTGTCATCTCCGGCTGGTTTCCCATCTATGACACGATCCATG GGATCCGAGGGGAGATCAATGTCCTTGTCAAAGTGGAGCTTTTCAACGATTTGAACCGCTTCAGACAGTCGTCGTGCGGGGTCAAGTTCTTCTGCA CCGCATCCATTCCACGGTGCTACAGAGCAGTATTGGTGCACGGGTTTGTGGAGGAACTTGTTGTGAATGAAGATCCAGAGTACCAGTGGATCGACCGCATAAGAACTCCTCGGGCCTCCAATGAGGCCCGGCAGAGGCTCATCTCTCTTATGTCAG gggagctgcagagaaaaatCGGGCTAAAGGTACTGGAGATGGGCGGGAACGCAGTGGTGGGCTACTTGCAGTGTTTCGACCTGGAGGGAGAATCGGGTCTGGTGGTCAGGGCCATAGGCACGGCCTGCACGCTGGACAAACTCAGCTCTGGGAGTGCCcccaacaccaacacacacatgcacccgaGCACAGCCCCTGCTTCCAATGCCTGCAATTCCCCTTCCAAGGATGGAAAGGA GCCGGTTTTTGGTGAGGACATGACCTCGACCTCCGGCCCGCCAACCCCTTTCAGAGCCCttcccaccacctcctcctctcttccccccttctctccctccaagCCTTGCAGCCGCCAGTCCTCATCATCAGACACAGACCTCAGTTTGACGCCCAAGACGG TGGAGCCAGTGAGACGCAGGCTGGGGATCTTCCTCTGCCCCAGTTCCCCCACCCTctccacagacacactgtcCCTTCTTGGTTCTGGCTTAGTGGGCTGTGGTAACACCTCTGATCCCAGAGCCACCaccctgccccctccctccaccgtCCACTCAGACAGTGTCTTGCTGAGAAAGAGCGTGTCCTTCACGGAGGACCTGCTGCTGGCAGCCTCCG GAATGGGGAGTGGGGGCAGCGTCGGGAAGGAGGCGGGGCCTCTGAAGACCCTGCTCAGGCAGCAGACGCAGACGGCTCTCGAGCAGAGG GAGTTTCCCTTCTTCACCTTGACGTCTTTCCCACTTGGTTTTCTGGTTCATGTCGGCGGGGTGGTCAGTGCTCGCTCGGTCAAACTATTGGACCGTATACACAACCCCG ATGAGCCAGAGACTCGCGATGCCTGGTGGGAGGAGATCCGCCAGGAGATCAAATCTCACGCCAAAGCTCTTGGTTGCCATGCTGTTGTTGGGTACAGCGAGAGCACTAGCATCTG TGAGGAGGTGTGTATCCTGTCAGCATCTGGCACAGCAGCCATCCTCAACCCTCGGTACATGCGTGAAGGCTGCCTAGACATCGGAATTACCGACCACAG GTTTGAGGAGCCGTCTCCCCCGAGCTGTGGCTTCTGCCACATTCCGTATGATGAGCTCAACATGCCCTTTCCTGCCCAGCTCACCTACTGTTACCTCTGCAGGCGACAAAAG GTTCCCGATGTGCTCTTCACAACCATCAACCTACCAGCAGAAGCGGCTGTTACGGGGAAGGGCTGCCTCATCCAGGCCAG ACTGTGCCGTCTAAAGAAGAAGGCTCAGGGAGAAGTGAACGCGACAGCCATCTCCAACCTGCTGCCATTCATGGAGTACGAGCTGCACACTCAGCTGATGAACAAGCTGAAGCTGCGGAGCATGAACGCTTTGTTCGGGTTGCACATACAGATCAGCGTCGGAGAGAACATGCTTCTGGGTCTGGCT tctgcTACAGGCGTGTACCTGACAGCCCTGCCGCCACCGGGGGGCATCCAGATTGCAGGGAAGACTCCTGGTGACCTGAGCGCTGAGCACCACATCCTCACCATCCAGAAAAGGATCAATGACACCATAGCCAAGAACAAAGAGCTGTATGAAATAAACCCACCG AAATTATTTGCGCTGGACCCTGAGGTATTCTGCGGCATAAACATG gagctgacggaggaagTGCTCGGTTCTCCGGTTCCCGACTCGAGGCAGCGATCCAGACTTTTCCGCTCCCACTCGGAAAGCTCAGACGAAGTGTCAGAGTTGGACCTCTCGCACGGCAAGAAGGACGCCTTCGTCCTCGAG ATTGATGACACTGATGCTGTGGAGGACATCCACTCCCTCCTCACTGATGCCCCTACGCCCACAG GTTTCTACAGCTGCAACACCGAGATCATGCCTGGGATTTACAACTGGACTTCAGGAGTTCAG ATGTTTACATCTGTGAGGGTCTTTAGGTTGAGTAACGCCAATCTTACTAACCAAGGCTTGAACAAGATCTTCACTGACCTATGTGAGAATCTGCTGAAG AGTTTTTACTTCAAGTTACGCTCTATGATCCCCTGCTGTCTGTGTCAGCTCAACTTCACCGTAGCCGTGCCAGAGGAGGAACTCATACAG GTCACGGTGACAGCCGTTGCCATGACGTTTGACAAAGACCAGAATCAGGAGAAGACTGCAGACAAGCCACCCGCCAAAG GAGGCAACGAGACTGAAGAGCAACTGCAGTTTCCCTTGGAGTTATGTGCAGACCCATCGTCCGCCAACTGTCAGCCAGCATCCAAAGTCTCAG TCTCTTTAGTCACCCCAGCTGCAAAACTCTGCCAAAATCAGCTGGTGATGGTTCGTTCACCAG gtgtCCCAGAGTGTTCCAACTTCTCATCCAGAG CTGCCTCCGTTGATTACGGTTCCTTTGCAGACAGATGCAGCACCTGGCTAGAGCTGCTTAGGCTGAAAGCTCACACCATAAGACGTGGATCAGTTAAGACAAGTAGGAGGACACGGTCTCTAGCACACTCTG tctcctctttgGAGCGCTCCAGTCCGCTGCCAGAGGGCCGCTCGCGCTCGCTGCGGTCCAACCGCTTGTTTGGGGGGATTTCCGTCACCGTGGTGAAGATGACGCCGCTCTCGTTCCTACCCGGGACACGCATCATTAAATACCTCGGGATCATCAACATGTTTTTCATCAGAGAGACGACATCTTTACGAGAG gaagGGGGTGTCAGTGGCTTCCTCCATACGTTCATAGCAGAGGTGTTTTCGATGGTTCGAGCCCATGTAGCTGCCTTGGGGGGCAATGCAGTGGTGTCTTATAGTATGAAAGAGTGTATGTTAATGGAAAATCCAAACAAGAACCAG GCTCAGTGTCTCATTAATGTGAGCGGTGATGCCGTCATCTGTGTCAGGGAAACGGACCAGGAGCCCACTCCCTCAACAGCAAGTATCGGACAGACCTGCACTAGTGCCACAGACGAGGCTACATGA
- the LOC120809784 gene encoding C2 domain-containing protein 5 isoform X8 produces MPGKLKAKIVAGRHLPVMDRASDLTDAFVEVKFGNTTFKTDVCHKSLNPQWNSEWFKFEVDDEDLQDEPLQVTVLDHDTYSANDAIGKVYIDIDPLLCSEAASVISGWFPIYDTIHGIRGEINVLVKVELFNDLNRFRQSSCGVKFFCTASIPRCYRAVLVHGFVEELVVNEDPEYQWIDRIRTPRASNEARQRLISLMSGELQRKIGLKVLEMGGNAVVGYLQCFDLEGESGLVVRAIGTACTLDKLSSGSAPNTNTHMHPSTAPASNACNSPSKDGKEPVFGEDMTSTSGPPTPFRALPTTSSSLPPFSPSKPCSRQSSSSDTDLSLTPKTVEPVRRRLGIFLCPSSPTLSTDTLSLLGSGLVGCGNTSDPRATTLPPPSTVHSDSVLLRKSVSFTEDLLLAASGMGSGGSVGKEAGPLKTLLRQQTQTALEQREFPFFTLTSFPLGFLVHVGGVVSARSVKLLDRIHNPDEPETRDAWWEEIRQEIKSHAKALGCHAVVGYSESTSICEEVCILSASGTAAILNPRYMREGCLDIGITDHRFEEPSPPSCGFCHIPYDELNMPFPAQLTYCYLCRRQKVPDVLFTTINLPAEAAVTGKGCLIQARLCRLKKKAQGEVNATAISNLLPFMEYELHTQLMNKLKLRSMNALFGLHIQISVGENMLLGLASATGVYLTALPPPGGIQIAGKTPGDLSAEHHILTIQKRINDTIAKNKELYEINPPELTEEVLGSPVPDSRQRSRLFRSHSESSDEVSELDLSHGKKDAFVLEIDDTDAVEDIHSLLTDAPTPTGFYSCNTEIMPGIYNWTSGVQMFTSVRVFRLSNANLTNQGLNKIFTDLCENLLKSFYFKLRSMIPCCLCQLNFTVAVPEEELIQVTVTAVAMTFDKDQNQEKTADKPPAKGGNETEEQLQFPLELCADPSSANCQPASKVSVSLVTPAAKLCQNQLVMVRSPGVPECSNFSSRAASVDYGSFADRCSTWLELLRLKAHTIRRGSVKTSRRTRSLAHSVSSLERSSPLPEGRSRSLRSNRLFGGISVTVVKMTPLSFLPGTRIIKYLGIINMFFIRETTSLREEGGVSGFLHTFIAEVFSMVRAHVAALGGNAVVSYSMKECMLMENPNKNQAQCLINVSGDAVICVRETDQEPTPSTASIGQTCTSATDEAT; encoded by the exons ATGCCTGGGAAACTGAAGGCCAAAATAGTGGCTGGTCGCCACTTGCCGGTGATGGACCGAGCCAGTGACCTCACGGATGCATTTGTGGAG GTCAAGTTTGGAAACACGACTTTCAAAACAGACGTGTGTCACAAGTCCCTCAACCCACAATGGAATTCAGAATGGTTCAAATTTGAG GTGGATGATGAGGACTTGCAGGACGAGCCATTGCAGGTCACAGTTTTGGACCATGACACGTACAGCGCTAACGACGCCATAGGGAAGGTTTATATTGACATTGACCCGCTGCTGTGCAGTGAGGCGGCCTCTGTCATCTCCGGCTGGTTTCCCATCTATGACACGATCCATG GGATCCGAGGGGAGATCAATGTCCTTGTCAAAGTGGAGCTTTTCAACGATTTGAACCGCTTCAGACAGTCGTCGTGCGGGGTCAAGTTCTTCTGCA CCGCATCCATTCCACGGTGCTACAGAGCAGTATTGGTGCACGGGTTTGTGGAGGAACTTGTTGTGAATGAAGATCCAGAGTACCAGTGGATCGACCGCATAAGAACTCCTCGGGCCTCCAATGAGGCCCGGCAGAGGCTCATCTCTCTTATGTCAG gggagctgcagagaaaaatCGGGCTAAAGGTACTGGAGATGGGCGGGAACGCAGTGGTGGGCTACTTGCAGTGTTTCGACCTGGAGGGAGAATCGGGTCTGGTGGTCAGGGCCATAGGCACGGCCTGCACGCTGGACAAACTCAGCTCTGGGAGTGCCcccaacaccaacacacacatgcacccgaGCACAGCCCCTGCTTCCAATGCCTGCAATTCCCCTTCCAAGGATGGAAAGGA GCCGGTTTTTGGTGAGGACATGACCTCGACCTCCGGCCCGCCAACCCCTTTCAGAGCCCttcccaccacctcctcctctcttccccccttctctccctccaagCCTTGCAGCCGCCAGTCCTCATCATCAGACACAGACCTCAGTTTGACGCCCAAGACGG TGGAGCCAGTGAGACGCAGGCTGGGGATCTTCCTCTGCCCCAGTTCCCCCACCCTctccacagacacactgtcCCTTCTTGGTTCTGGCTTAGTGGGCTGTGGTAACACCTCTGATCCCAGAGCCACCaccctgccccctccctccaccgtCCACTCAGACAGTGTCTTGCTGAGAAAGAGCGTGTCCTTCACGGAGGACCTGCTGCTGGCAGCCTCCG GAATGGGGAGTGGGGGCAGCGTCGGGAAGGAGGCGGGGCCTCTGAAGACCCTGCTCAGGCAGCAGACGCAGACGGCTCTCGAGCAGAGG GAGTTTCCCTTCTTCACCTTGACGTCTTTCCCACTTGGTTTTCTGGTTCATGTCGGCGGGGTGGTCAGTGCTCGCTCGGTCAAACTATTGGACCGTATACACAACCCCG ATGAGCCAGAGACTCGCGATGCCTGGTGGGAGGAGATCCGCCAGGAGATCAAATCTCACGCCAAAGCTCTTGGTTGCCATGCTGTTGTTGGGTACAGCGAGAGCACTAGCATCTG TGAGGAGGTGTGTATCCTGTCAGCATCTGGCACAGCAGCCATCCTCAACCCTCGGTACATGCGTGAAGGCTGCCTAGACATCGGAATTACCGACCACAG GTTTGAGGAGCCGTCTCCCCCGAGCTGTGGCTTCTGCCACATTCCGTATGATGAGCTCAACATGCCCTTTCCTGCCCAGCTCACCTACTGTTACCTCTGCAGGCGACAAAAG GTTCCCGATGTGCTCTTCACAACCATCAACCTACCAGCAGAAGCGGCTGTTACGGGGAAGGGCTGCCTCATCCAGGCCAG ACTGTGCCGTCTAAAGAAGAAGGCTCAGGGAGAAGTGAACGCGACAGCCATCTCCAACCTGCTGCCATTCATGGAGTACGAGCTGCACACTCAGCTGATGAACAAGCTGAAGCTGCGGAGCATGAACGCTTTGTTCGGGTTGCACATACAGATCAGCGTCGGAGAGAACATGCTTCTGGGTCTGGCT tctgcTACAGGCGTGTACCTGACAGCCCTGCCGCCACCGGGGGGCATCCAGATTGCAGGGAAGACTCCTGGTGACCTGAGCGCTGAGCACCACATCCTCACCATCCAGAAAAGGATCAATGACACCATAGCCAAGAACAAAGAGCTGTATGAAATAAACCCACCG gagctgacggaggaagTGCTCGGTTCTCCGGTTCCCGACTCGAGGCAGCGATCCAGACTTTTCCGCTCCCACTCGGAAAGCTCAGACGAAGTGTCAGAGTTGGACCTCTCGCACGGCAAGAAGGACGCCTTCGTCCTCGAG ATTGATGACACTGATGCTGTGGAGGACATCCACTCCCTCCTCACTGATGCCCCTACGCCCACAG GTTTCTACAGCTGCAACACCGAGATCATGCCTGGGATTTACAACTGGACTTCAGGAGTTCAG ATGTTTACATCTGTGAGGGTCTTTAGGTTGAGTAACGCCAATCTTACTAACCAAGGCTTGAACAAGATCTTCACTGACCTATGTGAGAATCTGCTGAAG AGTTTTTACTTCAAGTTACGCTCTATGATCCCCTGCTGTCTGTGTCAGCTCAACTTCACCGTAGCCGTGCCAGAGGAGGAACTCATACAG GTCACGGTGACAGCCGTTGCCATGACGTTTGACAAAGACCAGAATCAGGAGAAGACTGCAGACAAGCCACCCGCCAAAG GAGGCAACGAGACTGAAGAGCAACTGCAGTTTCCCTTGGAGTTATGTGCAGACCCATCGTCCGCCAACTGTCAGCCAGCATCCAAAGTCTCAG TCTCTTTAGTCACCCCAGCTGCAAAACTCTGCCAAAATCAGCTGGTGATGGTTCGTTCACCAG gtgtCCCAGAGTGTTCCAACTTCTCATCCAGAG CTGCCTCCGTTGATTACGGTTCCTTTGCAGACAGATGCAGCACCTGGCTAGAGCTGCTTAGGCTGAAAGCTCACACCATAAGACGTGGATCAGTTAAGACAAGTAGGAGGACACGGTCTCTAGCACACTCTG tctcctctttgGAGCGCTCCAGTCCGCTGCCAGAGGGCCGCTCGCGCTCGCTGCGGTCCAACCGCTTGTTTGGGGGGATTTCCGTCACCGTGGTGAAGATGACGCCGCTCTCGTTCCTACCCGGGACACGCATCATTAAATACCTCGGGATCATCAACATGTTTTTCATCAGAGAGACGACATCTTTACGAGAG gaagGGGGTGTCAGTGGCTTCCTCCATACGTTCATAGCAGAGGTGTTTTCGATGGTTCGAGCCCATGTAGCTGCCTTGGGGGGCAATGCAGTGGTGTCTTATAGTATGAAAGAGTGTATGTTAATGGAAAATCCAAACAAGAACCAG GCTCAGTGTCTCATTAATGTGAGCGGTGATGCCGTCATCTGTGTCAGGGAAACGGACCAGGAGCCCACTCCCTCAACAGCAAGTATCGGACAGACCTGCACTAGTGCCACAGACGAGGCTACATGA
- the LOC120809784 gene encoding C2 domain-containing protein 5 isoform X37, protein MPGKLKAKIVAGRHLPVMDRASDLTDAFVEVKFGNTTFKTDVCHKSLNPQWNSEWFKFEVDDEDLQDEPLQVTVLDHDTYSANDAIGKVYIDIDPLLCSEAASVISGWFPIYDTIHGIRGEINVLVKVELFNDLNRFRQSSCGVKFFCTASIPRCYRAVLVHGFVEELVVNEDPEYQWIDRIRTPRASNEARQRLISLMSGELQRKIGLKVLEMGGNAVVGYLQCFDLEGESGLVVRAIGTACTLDKLSSGSAPNTNTHMHPSTAPASNACNSPSKDGKEPVFGEDMTSTSGPPTPFRALPTTSSSLPPFSPSKPCSRQSSSSDTDLSLTPKTGMGSGGSVGKEAGPLKTLLRQQTQTALEQREFPFFTLTSFPLGFLVHVGGVVSARSVKLLDRIHNPDEPETRDAWWEEIRQEIKSHAKALGCHAVVGYSESTSICEEVCILSASGTAAILNPRYMREGCLDIGITDHRFEEPSPPSCGFCHIPYDELNMPFPAQLTYCYLCRRQKVPDVLFTTINLPAEAAVTGKGCLIQARLCRLKKKAQGEVNATAISNLLPFMEYELHTQLMNKLKLRSMNALFGLHIQISVGENMLLGLASATGVYLTALPPPGGIQIAGKTPGDLSAEHHILTIQKRINDTIAKNKELYEINPPELTEEVLGSPVPDSRQRSRLFRSHSESSDEVSELDLSHGKKDAFVLEIDDTDAVEDIHSLLTDAPTPTGFYSCNTEIMPGIYNWTSGVQMFTSVRVFRLSNANLTNQGLNKIFTDLCENLLKSFYFKLRSMIPCCLCQLNFTVAVPEEELIQVTVTAVAMTFDKDQNQEKTADKPPAKGGNETEEQLQFPLELCADPSSANCQPASKVSGVPECSNFSSRAASVDYGSFADRCSTWLELLRLKAHTIRRGSVKTSRRTRSLAHSVSSLERSSPLPEGRSRSLRSNRLFGGISVTVVKMTPLSFLPGTRIIKYLGIINMFFIRETTSLREEGGVSGFLHTFIAEVFSMVRAHVAALGGNAVVSYSMKECMLMENPNKNQAQCLINVSGDAVICVRETDQEPTPSTASIGQTCTSATDEAT, encoded by the exons ATGCCTGGGAAACTGAAGGCCAAAATAGTGGCTGGTCGCCACTTGCCGGTGATGGACCGAGCCAGTGACCTCACGGATGCATTTGTGGAG GTCAAGTTTGGAAACACGACTTTCAAAACAGACGTGTGTCACAAGTCCCTCAACCCACAATGGAATTCAGAATGGTTCAAATTTGAG GTGGATGATGAGGACTTGCAGGACGAGCCATTGCAGGTCACAGTTTTGGACCATGACACGTACAGCGCTAACGACGCCATAGGGAAGGTTTATATTGACATTGACCCGCTGCTGTGCAGTGAGGCGGCCTCTGTCATCTCCGGCTGGTTTCCCATCTATGACACGATCCATG GGATCCGAGGGGAGATCAATGTCCTTGTCAAAGTGGAGCTTTTCAACGATTTGAACCGCTTCAGACAGTCGTCGTGCGGGGTCAAGTTCTTCTGCA CCGCATCCATTCCACGGTGCTACAGAGCAGTATTGGTGCACGGGTTTGTGGAGGAACTTGTTGTGAATGAAGATCCAGAGTACCAGTGGATCGACCGCATAAGAACTCCTCGGGCCTCCAATGAGGCCCGGCAGAGGCTCATCTCTCTTATGTCAG gggagctgcagagaaaaatCGGGCTAAAGGTACTGGAGATGGGCGGGAACGCAGTGGTGGGCTACTTGCAGTGTTTCGACCTGGAGGGAGAATCGGGTCTGGTGGTCAGGGCCATAGGCACGGCCTGCACGCTGGACAAACTCAGCTCTGGGAGTGCCcccaacaccaacacacacatgcacccgaGCACAGCCCCTGCTTCCAATGCCTGCAATTCCCCTTCCAAGGATGGAAAGGA GCCGGTTTTTGGTGAGGACATGACCTCGACCTCCGGCCCGCCAACCCCTTTCAGAGCCCttcccaccacctcctcctctcttccccccttctctccctccaagCCTTGCAGCCGCCAGTCCTCATCATCAGACACAGACCTCAGTTTGACGCCCAAGACGG GAATGGGGAGTGGGGGCAGCGTCGGGAAGGAGGCGGGGCCTCTGAAGACCCTGCTCAGGCAGCAGACGCAGACGGCTCTCGAGCAGAGG GAGTTTCCCTTCTTCACCTTGACGTCTTTCCCACTTGGTTTTCTGGTTCATGTCGGCGGGGTGGTCAGTGCTCGCTCGGTCAAACTATTGGACCGTATACACAACCCCG ATGAGCCAGAGACTCGCGATGCCTGGTGGGAGGAGATCCGCCAGGAGATCAAATCTCACGCCAAAGCTCTTGGTTGCCATGCTGTTGTTGGGTACAGCGAGAGCACTAGCATCTG TGAGGAGGTGTGTATCCTGTCAGCATCTGGCACAGCAGCCATCCTCAACCCTCGGTACATGCGTGAAGGCTGCCTAGACATCGGAATTACCGACCACAG GTTTGAGGAGCCGTCTCCCCCGAGCTGTGGCTTCTGCCACATTCCGTATGATGAGCTCAACATGCCCTTTCCTGCCCAGCTCACCTACTGTTACCTCTGCAGGCGACAAAAG GTTCCCGATGTGCTCTTCACAACCATCAACCTACCAGCAGAAGCGGCTGTTACGGGGAAGGGCTGCCTCATCCAGGCCAG ACTGTGCCGTCTAAAGAAGAAGGCTCAGGGAGAAGTGAACGCGACAGCCATCTCCAACCTGCTGCCATTCATGGAGTACGAGCTGCACACTCAGCTGATGAACAAGCTGAAGCTGCGGAGCATGAACGCTTTGTTCGGGTTGCACATACAGATCAGCGTCGGAGAGAACATGCTTCTGGGTCTGGCT tctgcTACAGGCGTGTACCTGACAGCCCTGCCGCCACCGGGGGGCATCCAGATTGCAGGGAAGACTCCTGGTGACCTGAGCGCTGAGCACCACATCCTCACCATCCAGAAAAGGATCAATGACACCATAGCCAAGAACAAAGAGCTGTATGAAATAAACCCACCG gagctgacggaggaagTGCTCGGTTCTCCGGTTCCCGACTCGAGGCAGCGATCCAGACTTTTCCGCTCCCACTCGGAAAGCTCAGACGAAGTGTCAGAGTTGGACCTCTCGCACGGCAAGAAGGACGCCTTCGTCCTCGAG ATTGATGACACTGATGCTGTGGAGGACATCCACTCCCTCCTCACTGATGCCCCTACGCCCACAG GTTTCTACAGCTGCAACACCGAGATCATGCCTGGGATTTACAACTGGACTTCAGGAGTTCAG ATGTTTACATCTGTGAGGGTCTTTAGGTTGAGTAACGCCAATCTTACTAACCAAGGCTTGAACAAGATCTTCACTGACCTATGTGAGAATCTGCTGAAG AGTTTTTACTTCAAGTTACGCTCTATGATCCCCTGCTGTCTGTGTCAGCTCAACTTCACCGTAGCCGTGCCAGAGGAGGAACTCATACAG GTCACGGTGACAGCCGTTGCCATGACGTTTGACAAAGACCAGAATCAGGAGAAGACTGCAGACAAGCCACCCGCCAAAG GAGGCAACGAGACTGAAGAGCAACTGCAGTTTCCCTTGGAGTTATGTGCAGACCCATCGTCCGCCAACTGTCAGCCAGCATCCAAAGTCTCAG gtgtCCCAGAGTGTTCCAACTTCTCATCCAGAG CTGCCTCCGTTGATTACGGTTCCTTTGCAGACAGATGCAGCACCTGGCTAGAGCTGCTTAGGCTGAAAGCTCACACCATAAGACGTGGATCAGTTAAGACAAGTAGGAGGACACGGTCTCTAGCACACTCTG tctcctctttgGAGCGCTCCAGTCCGCTGCCAGAGGGCCGCTCGCGCTCGCTGCGGTCCAACCGCTTGTTTGGGGGGATTTCCGTCACCGTGGTGAAGATGACGCCGCTCTCGTTCCTACCCGGGACACGCATCATTAAATACCTCGGGATCATCAACATGTTTTTCATCAGAGAGACGACATCTTTACGAGAG gaagGGGGTGTCAGTGGCTTCCTCCATACGTTCATAGCAGAGGTGTTTTCGATGGTTCGAGCCCATGTAGCTGCCTTGGGGGGCAATGCAGTGGTGTCTTATAGTATGAAAGAGTGTATGTTAATGGAAAATCCAAACAAGAACCAG GCTCAGTGTCTCATTAATGTGAGCGGTGATGCCGTCATCTGTGTCAGGGAAACGGACCAGGAGCCCACTCCCTCAACAGCAAGTATCGGACAGACCTGCACTAGTGCCACAGACGAGGCTACATGA